ttcagcagctctcggtcgaaatatcgaccaagagctgcgaaatatggtataaaatggcccctcacgtgacactatttgtcattttttcaatatctcgcgatatatcgtgaggtccacgatatttcgtcgatatatcgtgagatatcgacgaaatattgtattttttttgtttcggatTGGTTTCGTATCTCGGCAACCATGATTATGTATGTCAATCCTAGTTTTTGGCATAaatgtctgtataccaaggtttcccaTCGAGATGACCGAGACCACTGAGATCTCGAATTGAGTTCTCGGCGAGACAATGCATTCCTCCTATTTCACCTTTCATCTTGTCTCGGTGTTTCAAGAAAGCGAGATATTATCGAGATCTCAGTGAGTTTTGGTTTCAAGACTGCAAGTTGTATGTGCAAACAAAGTATTCTGGTCACAATGTGCTGCATTTAGATTCGAGATCATAACTTCTCCTATCGGACTCGGATTGAGCTGATTCTTGAGGCATATGAAAATAGACTTGAATAAACTATATGTTTTGAGCTTCAACCCAAGTAGTGAGGAAGACCTCGAAAAGTGGTGATGTAGATTTTGGCcagaggaagaagcagaagaaccatCGAACTAGGTCCTTTTTGGGCAAGAACTGGACCAACTCGAGCCAACCCAGCAGGACCAGTTTGAGCCAGCCCAGCAGGGCTTCTAGAAGCTGCCCAAAGATGCTCCAAGATTTTGAccaaggttcaagatctcggGTTTCGACCGGCCAAAAACtgagatatggttgaaactggtcgaaaccagtgatTTTTTCCTAGCGAACTCGAGTTGGTGGTTTTGAGgccaaaaaatgttttttttgatCTGGCTTTTTGTATACAGCCtgtttttgacattctaaacccaatgcatgaactattttcaccaaaaaaaaaaaaaaacactcaaaatggtacttgtggtttttgacccaagtttactagtgtataTACCGagagtcatagttgtcaagccaaacacttatttatgccaaatatcatttaagtaaatgtttttgtatttcatttacttaagatattattcataaataagcaaataccacctatttgaatccaataaaaatagttaaaaaatcaaatcccaaaaggataaaaagtcaaccccccagttcaagaacaaaaactggattctCGGCGGTAGGTGagctttttaactttctaatgtggggttttttctcaaatctataaattccataaatcttaatatgacaAAACATTGTTacaaaccaaaagtgcagtaaaatattcatttgttttgatgtctaaaaaattattttcattcagagccattttgacagcattcgcgcacaccaaattaaccttgatcggaacataactccttcatgCCATCTCGTCTCAGTTTCTCAGAAAACCGAGACGAGAGACGAGATCTTGCCaagtcgagacgagttttagaactatggtcTTACATTAAGTGGGCTGGAAGTCACTATATGTGCAAACAGGTGATCTGCAGAAGTTACTGCTCACTTTTGCTCTCGGTTACATTACGGGACTGAGGTCGGTTGCCTAACCTCTGCTCACTCAAACAACCAGATGTCCATATCTCTCTCGTTTGACCTCCGATTGACCCAATTCTTTTTCCACATGAAATATGACTCAATGGGCTACAACTTTCATGTTTACACCTTCAACTCAGAGTCAGTGCGTGGGCTCCAAATTCTATCTTGAATCCATATCTTTATGCATATGCCTGAAGATCAAGTCATAACTCCCTCCTCTGATCTTTGATTGAGTTAAAATATGACTCAATGGGCTACAATGTTCATGTTATTACTATCAACTCAGGTTCAGTGGAAGGATCCCCAAACTGAGCTTGCATCCGACTCATATGCAGAAATTGTTTCCTGAAGCGTATGCATCGTTCCTGAAGATCGTCATAGTTTTCTCACTTGATGTTGGATTGATAAAAAAaggtcgtacccagtgcacaaggctcctgcgtttagcagggtctggggagggtcaaatgtatgcagccttacccctgtttccagagaggctgtttccaggacttgaacttGTGACCAtgcgttcagcaagtgagcacttgaccaacgcgccaaACACGACCTTCTACCTGATGTCGGATTGATCCGATTCATAAATGGATGGAAAGATAACTCGGTCCATCTTGTTCATGTTTTGAGCTTTCACAAATTCTCAATGAGAGACAGCTAAAAAAATCTGTGAAGTTACTGCATGTACAAAAACATTGTTGAAACAGTGTTGTTCTAAAATAGTAGGTACCACAGCAGTTGTCTAACACATAACTTTATTGTCTAACCTGGGATATGCCTGATTCTTGCGCCACATTTGAGATACCTTAAAGGGCTACAATCTTCCTCCTTTGGGGTTCAACCCAGAATTTCGTAAGAGGTCCAAAACTGGGCTTGAAGATGCCGGATGAGCAGAATAGAGTTCTGAACTTACCTGTCATGCCTAATGTTCGAACCATTACTTTCAACCCAGACATCTGATAAACATGATTCCAGTTGCCACTGAAAGCTGACTTGATTGCCTTCTATTCTCATGTTTATCAATTAGTTGTCTGACCACCATTATAGAAGATATAACTCATTAAATTTACTGCTCTGACGTGAAGCCTGATATCGGCTCACAAGGCATCCACCTTCTCAACTCCATCAAGTAACATCATCTCATCATGCCAAACACAACAAGCCTTTTCAACTGCTCTGACACTGTTTGCTGCCATATCATCTGTTCAACATACTGCTACTCAATCAACTGCACATCTCCCCAGCTGCTGCCCACTGCATTGACACTTTGACTGCTTCGTGCATTGGCAACAATGAAAACATTACATGCTGTTGTGGCCAATACCTCCCTGTCAATATTTTGTTGGATAGGACTAATGATTCAGAACATATTTTTGAAGTTATCAGTAAGAATCAAACATCGCCACGGATACCTAATATAAAGTCCATCTGTGTGAAATAGTATGATAGTAAGATGTAACCATAAAAAAATTACTCTCCTATCTTCTTTGTCCTCACACTTTTGTTGTGTTTCATTTTCGTATATAACGTCTTTTTTTAAGGGTGATTGTTTGCTGAATTTGGGAAAATAGCTTTAATTCTATTGCAGTTGATTTGTTGGTGATAATACTATAgtgttgttttttcttttgaatttattttctaaaaatcaaaaggaagTTAAGTGTTTTGGCTGCTACCCACGGGGTACATACTTTTACTATCCTATTCCAATGCCATTCCTGTGCTTTTCTATCAATTTATAAAATTAAGAAAGTGCTTTTGttgcattttattttaattaataataaattctTCTTCTAGCTATTTTTATTAGGTGAATGGATTGGATTTGGTCCTAACATGTTCCAAGTTGATGTCAGGTGGAGCTGAAAGGTTAATTGTTGATGCAGCTGTCGAGCTTGTATCCCATGGGCACAATGTTCATATTTTTACAGCTCACCATGACAAGACTCGTTGTTTTGAGGAGACTCTCACAGGTGAGAAGATATTTGGGCTAGTTATAGTGGCTTTCATGAGTATCTAAATTACCTAGTGAACTTTCAAAATTGTAATGCAAGAAATTAGAGACACAAGAGAAACACCTTTAAATGTAAAGCCTATTTTCAGTCCTGTCGGTGCCAAGTAAAATGTTATCATACATCTTTGTGGCTAGGGGTAGAGGAAAGAGTTAAGTGGTTGTTATTCATTTAGATGCCATCCTCTGGGATAATAATGTGCTCTTCCAAGGAACTATGGGCCCTTCTATGAAATAAATAGTATCAGAAAACAGGAAGTTAAAATATGTTCGATGATTTGTATAGCTGGATTCCAACCttgttttttcttgttcttgatcAGATTGGATTAGTGGTACTAATTGTATCTTAGTCTGTGTATGTTGAGCAGGTGGTTTTCCAGTTACAGTATATGGTGCTTTCCTACCCCGCCATATTTTCTATCGGTTTCATGCAGTGTGTGCATATTTGCGGTGTATCTTTGTCACTGTCTGCATGCTACTCTTTTGGCCCTCTTTCGATGTTATATTGGCAGACCAGGTCTCCATTGTCATTCCCTTGTTGAGAATTAAAAAGTCCATGAAGGTAATTCATCTAGTttagttatttttatatttggtttattatttatttctgaaGTTAATATTCCAGATATATGCTTATAATGGGGAATGCTGTTATGTGGGCCATTTTCTACTCAGGTTGTATTCTATTGCCATTTTCCTGATCAGTTGCTGGCGCAGCATACAACTGCTCTTAGGAGGATATATCGGAAGCCGATTGACATGGTTGAAGAATCAACTACTGGTTCTCATTCATTTCTCTGCTTTCCTATTGTCACTATCTAGGTTATGCCTGCAAatactgtactttttttgttaaATGCTTTCTGGGCTTTCTATTCTGGCTTCTTTCAACAGGGATGGCAGATCTGATTCTTGTTAACAGCCGATTTACTGCCTCCACTTTTGCCAATACATTTAAGACTCTTGATGCCCGAGGGTTTCGACCAGCTGTTCTTCACCCAGCAGTCAATGTGGAGCAGTTTGATGAACCCTATGCTTACAAGTAACCATTTAATCTTGTTCATCCTTCCTATCTTGTAGGGCTATGACTAAAACATGCACTTGAAAATATCATGATAGTTCGTCTTCTCTGCATTTAGCTTTATTTGAActgcattatttatttattttggattaaTAATTTCATATTCGTTGCTTCTTTTCATCCAGCTTGAATTTTCTCTCTATCAAtcgttttgaaagaaaaaagaacattgGTTTAGCAATTTCGGCATTTGCAATGCTTCACGCTCATGAAAGAGATGTTCTTCAAGGTCGTAACTTGGTCAAGGTTTCCCTGACTATTGCAGGTACAAAAATTCATAGGGtaatatttcaaaaaatttcccaaaattttGCATGGAATTTCTCTTTTTGGGTCATGTATTTGGATACCAAATTTCCAGTGTTACATTGATTTTTGTGAAATATCAATGGTATTTGGACAGTGGGCAAGCCTTGGCGCAGCGGTTAAGTTGctggttcaaaacttggaaacagcctctcctgcgaagcggggggtaaggttgcgtacatttgccctTCCTAGACCCTGCggtagcgggagccttgtgcactgggacacTCTCTTTTTTTATCTATGGTATTCTGGCAAGCATATAAGAGATGCTTGAACCTCTCCCCCTACTACACACACAACAGGTTTATATAGTTGTTTCTTTCAAACAAGATGACTGTTTATAAGCACATAAGTTATGATATCAGTTTATCTTTCTGCTCTAGGGAACATTTAGAATTGGCCTCCTTGCACCCTTTCTCTTCAAGTTTCTGTGCAGTTTGTGTTACTTTAATTGTTTTCATGAAGTGTTGGGACAGCGCTTGGGATGTCATCCCCAGCCATCATAAAATCCAACCCATTCTGTCCCAGTTTTGTGGATGTgtgctcttctttcttctcttttatttgagcATACGAAATGTCTGGGACGCTGGACAACAGCTGACTGTTTCAATCAACATTCTATTTTTTTACGACAGTGATAATTGTTGGTGATCTATATTTTATTGCGCCTGTCATCTACTTGAAATTCAGATTCAATTAGCtctttaaatataaaatttgaaaatcgGATACTTAATGTCTTTTAGTACAATAATGATAATAGAAAGTATTCATCATGTAGCTGTTAGATATACTGTGGGTTCTGGGGCAACACGCATTTATGTGATCCAGTATTCCTATCCTAGTATTAATTTGATTGAGGAATCTGAGCCACCCAATGGATGTAGTGTTCGTTCCTGTATCATATACCTCCTTGTCCAAGTGACtgcccaaagaaaaaaaagttggaTAGTGTTATCTGGGTGAACTGATGAGGGGCTGGGAGTCTGGGCTACAGATTTGTTTCATTGGATGGCCAAGTTTCTTTTATTACAGGGATGTGCAGTTCTAGTAACCACTCAATGCTCTTCCAGTATTCCTCTGGATCATATGTATCCAAATATGaataaaatgatgaaaatatAGCTTGCGCTAGTGTTGTATATGTGATGAAAGATGGATTTTATGTTTCTCTGTTTCAGGTGGCTTTGATAAACGCCTCAAGGAGAACGTAGAGTACTTGGAAGAACTTAAAAGCTTAGCAGAAAGGGAAGGAGTCTCTGACCGGGTTAGCTTCATCACATCCTGCTCGACAGCAGAAAGGAATTGTCTCCTCTCCCAGTGCCTATGTGTCCTCTACACTCCAAAGGTGCAATCCCTGAAAAAAACCTCTCACTTGACCAGATTCTAGAGAGTAATGATAAATAGTAAAATAGTCGTGCTTAATTTTTGTAGGATGAACACTTTGGCATTGTTCCCTTGGAGGCAATGGCAGCCCAAAAACCTGTTATTGCATGCAATAGTGGGGGCCCTGTGGAGACTATTAAGGATGGCATCACAGGGTTCCTTTGTGATCCAACCCCACAGAAGTTCTCACTGGCTATGGCCAGGTTCATTAGTGATCCCGAGCTGGCAGAGAAGATGGGCAGAGAAGCTCGGCAACATGTTAGTGAGTCATTCTCTACCAAGATTTTTGGCCTACGGTTGGATCAATTTATTATTAATGTTGCCCAGGGTAAGAGCGACAAGGGGGTAAACTAATTGCATTAATTGAATGAAGggaagagaaaggaggaagaaaaaaaaatcagttcaATGAAGAGAGAATAGCTTTGCCATTTAGGCAATCAGTGtgtatgaaaaataaaaaaagttcaCTGAAGAGAGAATAGCTTTGCCATTTAGTCCATCAGTGTGCAGTCATTTAAGGTCctgttttattactcttacAAGTTGCATTTTCTGTTAAGAATTCTGTTGGGGGTTGtaaaagaggtttttttttgggtggcagggggggggggggtgtgggttGTTGGGGAGAGGTTTGGGGGTTGTGGTATTTTTTATCGGaacatgaaaaaggaaaaaaatgccTAAATATAAgtccttttcatttttggaaAATCATAGGATCCCCTGTGTATTGATCCGGAAAAGCCTCTACAAATCTAACCCTGGGTGTCAAGCGCTGTGGGTTTGCCTCAAATATCTTGCGGGTCACTTTCCACCAATCGGCGGCTTTACCTTGTAACATGAATGTGGCACAAGCTACCTTCTAAAAGTCTGAGCTCTAATAGCTCGAAAATCCTCTCGAACCCTCTGTATCCATAGGGGGCACAAAGAGTCGGATCCATCTCCCTCAAAGTGAGGGTCTAAATCTCTGAAACTGGTCTAGTGCCTTGTCAGTGCTGCCCTCTGGGCTTGTGGAGCGTTCTGGTGTAAGCCTTTTATTATGGTTAGAACTAGAGGTACTTATCATCTCTTCTCATTCAGATCTACAGAGACGTGGATAAGCCCCTTCCACCTCCTCCATCGAGACGGGAAGATGGGGCAGCCTCAGATACTCAGTCGAGGGAGGAGAAGCTAGGATATGTATCACTGGTATCGGCTAACAAGGTggtcttttttgtattttgcgGATTTAGACAAATACCATCAGATACATGATTGATACCCGATCTGATACCGTGAACTAAAACTATGGGTGGACGTCTACCTATTCTCATATTTTATAGGGATAGTTCTCTTGTTTGCAACCTTGCTTTGTTGGTTGATACGCAAGTCTAAGGAAGGTCACATCCGGGGATAAGAAGGTTATTCACATTACAGCTCTACACTAATGGATTCAATAATTTCAGATTGCCATTATATGTGAACTAATTTTAAAATCCGatgatctaaaaccctaagtTGTCAACACTCTTTTTTGGGAAGGGAGATTTTATTTAGAAAGACGTGAATGTCTCATGGATAAAGGATTACATTGGTCCTACGTCATAGACAGGGCCTTCTTTGCCAGAGAGTTAGCTAAATTGTTATTTTGGACTTTTAGTATAAAATTTCCTCAAGAATGGGCTTGAGGATAAGTCTGGTATTGCAGTTCCATGCTGCATATAATTTATCACCTCCTTGTTATTTGTTCCCACCGTGAGTTTAAGTCCTTTGAAATAGCCTCCAATATCATTGAATGAATCGACCTCACTTCTCCCATCATTGGTAAAGAGAAAGAGGTTGACTCAGAAATGGTGAAATGTGGCCGGTCATGAAGATCCCGACAAATAAAACTGATCCCTCCATGGACTGAATCATTAGGAAGTTTGGCATCACAATTAGCTTTGTAGACATTTGGTGGAGATAGTACCCATATAGGTGGTGAATTATGAAGATCTTGATTCTCAACAGGAGCAATTGGTCgtgggggagagaaagagaaatgacGATTCTAGTGGAAATGAAACTTCGCTAGTTGGATGACCTCCATAAGAGACCAAACCTTTGCACAAAAAAGGAGATCATTTTGTGACAGCCACATTTGCTAGCAAATGAAGGAGCATAAGGACATAAGCTCACGACTAACTGATTTCTCTTTGGCGCTGAAAACAGACCATCCATTAATCTAGTCATGAATGGTGACTTCGGTATCCTCAATGATCTTGTACGACAAACTACAACCATCAACATAACTCGCACAAAAGAGCATGTCAAGAGAATATAAGAGGCTGATTCTATTGCATCTTCACACCGAGCACAATAAAGGTCAACACAAACTTCTCGATGACATAGATTTGATATCGTGGTAAGTCTTAAAGCGCATGAGTgccaaaggtttttttttttaataatcttAGCTAATGTGGAATAGCCCCATATCTTCTGCCATACAGAATTCGGAATCTGCTGCCAAGACCTtatagaagaagatgatgctTCCCTTTCAAACTTCTGGGTCTCCAGATTACTCAACATGTGATATGCACTTTTGATTGTCATGATACCATTTGGTGTTGCCCCATACCTGTTGATCATCATTCGAGAATAATGGAGGATTGATTTTCAGAATTTCAGTTACTTCCGATGGCCGAAATAGAGTCCAGGAGATCATGTCTCCAAGTCAAATTGCTATGATCAATAAGTTGAGAGATCCATTGGGATTGTGCAAGTAGAAGGTTGTGGTGAGTGGATGTGGTAACCTGGAAGAGAATGAGCCCAAGAGTGGATCCAAATATTAATGTTATCCCCATGTCCAACATGCTAGATTAAGCCTTTCTTAAGAACTTCTCGCCTTGCCATGATGTTGTGCCATATTCAATTTGGTTGATTTCCCATCGTGGCAGAGAGAAAATCCACACGTAAGAATTAAATAGAATTAACAAATTTTACACAATGATTTTGATTCGCTTCACAACTGTCAAGCTACCTTTGATGATAAAGTTTGATtttggagggagggatccctaAATCCCAAATCACCTTTTTCCTGCTTAGCATAAGTTTTCCAACAGAAacaagagcatcataggaacaAGTTGGGATGCATGGTTGTCACATTGAATTTGGTTCATCCCATTTTAGAATTCCACAGTATTGGTACACAACTTGGTGTTTAAAGATGGATTATACATAAGTCATGCTAGAATCCCACAGTATTGGTACAAAACTGTTTGATAAGTGATAGTGGATTGAATTTGGAtactctactgccgagctgcccggcaagactatgctgcccagacacgatACTGcatgcaatgtccgccttacccctacccaaatgcCCTgctcgagtgggggtaaggcggtctttgcgcgCAGCatcatgtctgggcagcacggttctgccgggcagctcggcagtagaggatctagacCCATGGCTGAGGCCTGGACCACTCTAGCCCAGTTGGGAGGTGTTTCAAAGCATCATACCCATTATATCCTTTGTATTGTGTCAATCACATCCTTTTCATTTGGACGATGCGAAACCAGGTGGTGTTTAATGGGAAGAAAGTTAATCCTAGATCGGTTATCACCAATGTTTATAGATGGATTAATGCCTTAACCCTTAGTCCAACTGAGAGTGAATCTAGTCTGGAGGACAAGGTTGAATTGTCTCTCACCCCACTTACCCAATCCCTATACTTGGATTtgtttggaaatgaggcatgtgttATAATTTCGGACGGCAGTTACTGTCCGTCTTCTTCTCATGGGGGTTGGGGGAGTTTGATCATCTATAACCAAAAATGTTTTGCATCTTCTATGAATTATGGTGCTGTAGGGTCAGCACAAAAAGCCGAGTTACGAGGACTACAAGAAGGGCTCCAACAAGCACTTCCACTGGCAGGAAAGCAAGTAAGTATATGGACTGATTCACAGGAGGTCGTGGATTGGCTCACCTCCCCGGCAGAACATCCGTGGTCTTATGAAGTTTTTAATTGGTTGCATGACATTTCTGTTCTTATTTCAAAACTTAGGTctgtaaatattttaaaataaccTAGATCTGTTATTGCCCCTATTGATAGACTTACTAAGTATGCTAGGTTAAATTCGGCATCGTCGAAATGTGTGGAAAACAATGTTACTATTATGTTCTGATTAATAGtatttttttcaccaaaaaaaaaagaaaaaaaaaaaaagaatggttTTCATACATAACCTGAGCTGGTCTCTGATAATTATTGAGTCCGGAACCTCTTCTGGCGTCCAGAATTTACCAATAAAAAGCCAGTTCGTCCAGCGCCCATCGGACGGCTAGATTTGTCTGGCACACGTCCCAAGGACATTTCCACCCGTCCGATGCACGCTGGAGAAGATTTTCCTGCGATAACCATTACATATCCTTTGAAAAGTTGGGTTTTCGGCTAATTTATCTTTGAGATCGAACCAGAAGGTTCAGAACCGGGCTCGTTTATCGCGTCTCACTCCCTTGTCCTACAAACTATATAACTGAAAACCCTTAACTAGGGTTTAAAAAGCTGAAACCCTTCAGCACCGTAGAGCTCGCCGAGTTTATAGTGGCCGTTAATAAACCCAATTTATGCTTACTCCCAAAGCTCCAACAATGAATCTCAGCTTCTTAGGCTCTAATCCCATCTCTCTAAAAGACTAAAACCTTCTCTTCATCTCCAAAACCCTCTCTCTTTGTTCGGAGATGGTGGGTTTTGATCCCGCCTCCATTGAAGACCTCGGAAAACCTCCTCCCAAACCCCCCAAGCAAGTGATTCCAGTCGACCCTTCAGTAACCGTTGTGGACGATTTCTGCCCACTAGTTATCGAGCAGTTTATAGATTTTGATTCTATAGAGGATTGGCTTGTTGAGAACGATCCAACTGAAATGCCAATTGAAGGAGAAAACCCTTGTGGTGTCGATGGCTCTGAAATTAATAGGAGTGTTGAAGTTAGAGACACTTTCAAAGGAACTGGCGATGGAAACCCATTTGTGGAAGCAGGAGTTCCTGGAGAGGTGGGTAATTTTGGTACTCAAATAGAGGCAGGGATGGAGAAGGACCAGAAGGTTAATTTGGTTGGTACTTCGGAGAGTTCTGTTCAAATTTCTATTAAGTCTGAAAACATGTCACAGTTTGATGAGCAGGGATCAGATGGATGCCTGGCTGCTGTTCAGAGTGTCTCTCAAGAAACAGAAGTCGGTGCGAATGGAGAAATGGGATTTCAGGTCTCTTCAGATACTAATCTGGAAAAGCCAGAGAAGGTTAGTTTGGTTGGTTCTTCGGAGAGTTCTGCTCAAATTTCTATTATGTCCGAAAACATGTCTGAGTTTGATGGAGAAGGTCTCTTCAAATGGGATTTAAGGTCTCTTCAAATAGAGGAGGGGATGGAGAAGGATAGTTTGGTTGGTGCTTAGGAGAGTTTTGCGCAAGTTTCTACAAAGTCTGAAAACATGTCAGAGTTTGATGAGCAAGGTTCAGATGGATGCGTGGCTGTTGTTGAGAGTGTCTCTGAAGAAACAGAAGTCGGTGTGAGTGGAGAAATGGGATCTAAGGTCTCTCCAAATACTAATCTGGAAAAGCCGGAAAAGGTTAGTTTGATTGGTGCTTCCGAGAGTTCTGTTCAAATTTCTATAAAGTCTGAGAACATGTCAGAGTTTGATGAGCAGGGATCGGATGGATGCGTGGCTGTTATTCAGAGTGTCACTAAAGAAACAGAAGTCGTTGCGAATGGAGAAATGGGATCTAATCTGGAAAAGCCGAAGGAGAGCAATGGTAGGAGTGACTCAAAGAGTGGTGAACTAAGTGATGGAGATGAGAGTGATAGTAGTTCTGAGTCGGAGAGTGaggtttcttcatcatcatattcatcttcttcatgcagtgacgaagaggaagaagaggatgatgatATGAGCGACATGGTGAATGTTGGAGAAATGGAAGAAGGTGAGATAATGGATTTTGAGGGAGATGGGATTGCTGGTGACAGTGACGCTGAAGAGGACATGGCTGTAATGAAAGGACCCATAAAATCGAAGAATGAGCTTCAGGTAATCATGGTAGCTTTCATGGTCTTATATCTTAGCATATGTTTGCCTGTATCTTGTCaccatatattttttctttattaagaTTAACTATTTTGTCAATATCAAGTTAATAGATGCTAAAATGGGGGTTGAAATTTTAGCTATATTTAAGTGCAGTGATTTTGTGGGCATGGACTAAATTCTGAAGCAATATCCATGCCTTAGGATCTGATGGAGTTAGTATGTGGTATAACTGAGTGATATGGGAATTGGTGAGGGTAAAGTTCACTCAAATTGACTTATTATAAAACTTCCACATGGTTGGTACCTTGTGTATAGTTTGATCTTGTGAATTTTAATGACATGGTTCAAGGACTGACTAGTAAAGATAAGTAAAATGAAGTCACTCTTTTTAATGTGTGAGATCTTTAGGAAACCTGAAGCATTCTTGCTACAGAGTCTACTCCTTGATAATTGTGTTTtgtgttgctgatttttttttttcatttatgcTTGGCAATTAAAATGTTAATTGGATTCATGAGAGGAATTACCTTGCAGATTCTCCCTCCAGTTCCTCCAGTGGATGTCGCCCTGGAACCTCATCATCAAACCTTGCCTGTTGGAGTTATTTCATCTGTAAGTCCATGAAACTAAAATACATTTTTTCTTGCTAATGAGATTTCATGGAATCCTAATCTTATTGGTATAATCTTATGCGCTGTCTTCCACAAGTTGGGTCCTTTTTCTTTGATCTAggtatttttttgaatttctttaataGCCGCAGCTAAGACATTAATTGATGAAAATACAGTTAAAGCATATGACTTTGGTCATCTATCTCTTGCCTTATCTATTcaggatgctctctctctcgtttGGGGGGA
The sequence above is a segment of the Telopea speciosissima isolate NSW1024214 ecotype Mountain lineage chromosome 7, Tspe_v1, whole genome shotgun sequence genome. Coding sequences within it:
- the LOC122667169 gene encoding H/ACA ribonucleoprotein complex non-core subunit NAF1-like isoform X1 codes for the protein MVGFDPASIEDLGKPPPKPPKQVIPVDPSVTVVDDFCPLVIEQFIDFDSIEDWLVENDPTEMPIEGENPCGVDGSEINRSVEVRDTFKGTGDGNPFVEAGVPGEVGNFGTQIEAGMEKDQKVNLVGTSESSVQISIKSENMSQFDEQGSDGCLAAVQSVSQETEVGANGEMGFQVSSDTNLEKPEKSNGRSDSKSGELSDGDESDSSSESESEVSSSSYSSSSCSDEEEEEDDDMSDMVNVGEMEEGEIMDFEGDGIAGDSDAEEDMAVMKGPIKSKNELQILPPVPPVDVALEPHHQTLPVGVISSIMGTKVIVEGLEKHNPLNEGSILWITETRLPLGLVDEIFGPVKNPYYVVRYNSDKEVPAGIRNDTPVSFVEDFANLVLNNNNLYKKGYDASGENDEEVSDEFEFFDDEKEAEFRKMLRMSKQGSNGRKRGNRDFIDKKKADFIDKKKAQQKGEFQKKIHPSVPPGLQLSCGGQPPGIPNQHHTPSVAVPVGCGGFACSHGTEPGTASMSNFAPSISQVGQGQATYCMPQHLLALNNGVWANGMQSQQQPQQQQQ
- the LOC122667170 gene encoding alpha-1,3/1,6-mannosyltransferase ALG2 isoform X2 encodes the protein MEKKKGKGVESSKLNVAIIHPDLGIAVELVSHGHNVHIFTAHHDKTRCFEETLTGGFPVTVYGAFLPRHIFYRFHAVCAYLRCIFVTVCMLLFWPSFDVILADQVSIVIPLLRIKKSMKVVFYCHFPDQLLAQHTTALRRIYRKPIDMVEESTTGMADLILVNSRFTASTFANTFKTLDARGFRPAVLHPAVNVEQFDEPYAYNLNFLSINRFERKKNIGLAISAFAMLHAHERDVLQGRNLVKVSLTIAGGFDKRLKENVEYLEELKSLAEREGVSDRVSFITSCSTAERNCLLSQCLCVLYTPKDEHFGIVPLEAMAAQKPVIACNSGGPVETIKDGITGFLCDPTPQKFSLAMARFISDPELAEKMGREARQHVSESFSTKIFGLRLDQFIINVAQGKSDKGVN
- the LOC122667170 gene encoding alpha-1,3/1,6-mannosyltransferase ALG2 isoform X1 → MEKKKGKGVESSKLNVAIIHPDLGIGGAERLIVDAAVELVSHGHNVHIFTAHHDKTRCFEETLTGGFPVTVYGAFLPRHIFYRFHAVCAYLRCIFVTVCMLLFWPSFDVILADQVSIVIPLLRIKKSMKVVFYCHFPDQLLAQHTTALRRIYRKPIDMVEESTTGMADLILVNSRFTASTFANTFKTLDARGFRPAVLHPAVNVEQFDEPYAYNLNFLSINRFERKKNIGLAISAFAMLHAHERDVLQGRNLVKVSLTIAGGFDKRLKENVEYLEELKSLAEREGVSDRVSFITSCSTAERNCLLSQCLCVLYTPKDEHFGIVPLEAMAAQKPVIACNSGGPVETIKDGITGFLCDPTPQKFSLAMARFISDPELAEKMGREARQHVSESFSTKIFGLRLDQFIINVAQGKSDKGVN